One Vairimorpha necatrix chromosome 7, complete sequence DNA segment encodes these proteins:
- a CDS encoding armadillo-repeat protein, whose translation MSSILNCINEVALLVNKKEDEVTWSKIDKIFSILKDDLSTKEDCKIFLNKSMDLLLRSILSERSKLSGTSLNLLKKIFDILKEEVGNIQNILSILFRLSGRSNKIVYSRAHDAIQHISEYINLSEYYKVLTEYYESNNKNIRLGVIKAIEKDQSKEERPDKNKNILQIEKIIEKGKNDLFLEIRNICKNMKKETEISKNPIENIQEIIKSPIRHSPFKKIPKMEESPSYNKIIELGRQVKTITKEKKIEKKVKPIIFKSEVKFIKKKKEIQDELTPKKLDKYLNKYRNLYGNILEEKEEEIEMSDLSKEIENLSLVEENKLEELNYEYTIMNSDKTKTKLEEDLKIEDIENEIVEEEIDRDVLEIVEDEIERDVLEAVEEEKVDKHAMNEHEAVENGMKEHEAEIQIQEKEIKVKKSEINQNRFSSLLFADKDECVIYDINVESPIFKKEESKNQEPPTEKNELKDSVDSTPKNCPNSTLKTVVNTAVSSSFLYSNENSVDYTKIDSVIEVDKNLFNMKKN comes from the coding sequence ATGTCTTCCATTTTAAACTGCATAAATGAAGTCGCTCTGCTCGTcaacaaaaaagaagacGAAGTGACATGGTCAAAAATAGACAAGATCTTCTCAATCTTGAAAGACGATCTTTCTACTAAGGAAGATTGTAAAATCTTCCTTAATAAATCCATGGATTTACTTTTAAGATCAATTTTATCTGAAAGGTCTAAATTGTCTGGGACTTCTCTAAATCTtcttaaaaagatttttgatATTCTAAAAGAAGAAGTAGGAAATATTCAGAATATTTTGtcaatattatttagaCTAAGTGGTAGAAGTAACAAGATAGTTTACAGTAGAGCACATGATGCTATACAACATATTAgtgaatatattaatttatcagAGTATTATAAAGTACTTACAGAATATTATGaatcaaataataaaaacataagaCTAGGAGTAATAAAAGCCATAGAAAAAGATCAAAGCAAAGAAGAGAGAccagataaaaataaaaacattttacaaattgagaaaattatagaaaaaggGAAAAATGACCtctttttagaaataagaaatatttgtaaaaatatgaaaaaagaaacagaaatttcaaaaaatcccatagaaaatatacaagaaataattaagTCGCCAATTAGACACTCTccatttaaaaagatacCAAAAATGGAAGAAAGCCCaagttataataaaattatagaatTAGGAAGACAAGTAAAGACGATCACGaaagagaaaaaaatagagAAAAAAGTCAAACcaataattttcaaatcAGAGgtgaaatttataaaaaagaagaaagaaattcaAGACGAATTGACTCCTAAGAAATTAGACaaatatttgaataaatatagaaacCTGTATGGgaatattttagaagagaaagaagaagaaatagaGATGAGTGATTTAAGTAAAGAAATAGAGAACTTGTCACTTgtagaagaaaataaattagaagaattaaattatgAGTACACAATAATGAACTCAGACAAGACCAAAACCAAACTAGAAGAAGACCTGAAAATAGAAGATATAGAGAATGAGATAgtagaagaagaaatagaTAGAGATGTACTTGAGATAGTAGAAGATGAAATAGAGAGAGATGTACTTGAGGCAGTAGAAGAAGAGAAGGTAGACAAACATGCGATGAACGAGCATGAGGCAGTAGAAAATGGGATGAAAGAGCACGAGGCAGAAATACAAATccaagaaaaagaaataaaagtaaaGAAATCagaaataaatcaaaatagATTCTCGTCTCTTCTATTTGCCGACAAAGACGAATGTGTAATTTACGACATAAATGTAGAAAGcccaatatttaaaaaagaagaaagtAAAAATCAAGAACCCCCTAcggaaaaaaatgaattaaaaGACTCAGTAGATTCTACGCCTAAAAACTGCCCAAATTCAACCCTAAAAACTGTAGTAAATACGGCAGTAAGCTcgtcatttttatattcaaatgAAAATTCAGTAGATTATACGAAAATTGACTCTGTAATTGAagtagataaaaatttatttaatatgaaaaaaaattaa